The Manihot esculenta cultivar AM560-2 chromosome 11, M.esculenta_v8, whole genome shotgun sequence genome includes a region encoding these proteins:
- the LOC110625832 gene encoding uncharacterized protein LOC110625832, with protein MELAVPTLSFASFTTTTRLPKPGIHNILNPTPQSSNGIKLQKQKRKARSVSSALPETAASVALAATVVGAAATLLVRRTQASETNEIQLKTCEDCGGSGICSECNGEGFVLKKLSEESAEKARLNAKNMATRYTAALPKKWSYCTKCSSARSCSTCGGQGKLSY; from the exons CAACTAGGTTGCCCAAGCCTGGAATTCATAATATACTGAATCCAACTCCACAATCTTCAAATggaattaaattacaaaaacaaaagagaaaagcACGCTCAGTATCCTCTGCTCTACCAGAAACAGCTGCTTCTGTTGCACTTGCTGCCACAGTTGTGGGTGCAGCAGCTACACTTCTTGTGAGAAGAACCCAAGCTTCTGAGACAAATGAG ATTCAGTTGAAAACATGTGAAGACTGTGGTGGTTCTGGTATATGTTCTGAATGTAATGGTGAAGGATTTGTACTTAAGAAACTGTCGGAAGAAAGTGCTGAGAAAGCACGGCTGAATGCAAAGAACATGGCTACAAGATATACGGCAGC GCTTCCAAAGAAGTGGAGTTACTGTACAAAATGCTCTTCTGCTCGTTCCTGCAGTACTTGTGGAGGCCAGGGAAAGTTGAGCTACTAG